In the Muricauda sp. MAR_2010_75 genome, one interval contains:
- a CDS encoding SMP-30/gluconolactonase/LRE family protein — MKKYAFVFGVYLLGMVPSLAQDTFEPYNKSHIAFTVPEKDLIPESIAYDPTGGNFFIGSTRKGKVVKLHKNGELSDFVTADQYGMWMVIGIKIDVERRILWVCSSGGDNFEGYTLKDDVEGRPAGVFKFDLDKGILLGKFVFDLPGEVHFFNDIAIAPNGDVYVTHMFKDHALYRIKNGSGILEKVYESNMIKYPNGIAFSENGEKLYVAHSEGIALININSGQISPLEVPDGLNISRRESIDGLYYYKNSLVGVQPDINTVTRLFLDESGRKIIKSEPLEIEHPMMDTPTTGELVKNVFYYIANAQFGRYNENGLFPMHKLYEPVILKVHLDDEY; from the coding sequence ATGAAAAAGTATGCATTCGTATTTGGTGTTTACCTACTGGGAATGGTTCCGAGCCTTGCCCAAGATACTTTTGAACCGTACAATAAAAGCCACATTGCATTCACGGTTCCTGAAAAGGATTTGATTCCAGAAAGTATTGCTTACGACCCCACAGGCGGGAACTTCTTTATTGGTAGCACAAGAAAGGGCAAGGTTGTAAAGCTCCATAAAAATGGTGAGCTCAGTGATTTTGTAACCGCAGATCAGTATGGCATGTGGATGGTCATCGGCATAAAAATAGACGTTGAACGTAGGATTTTATGGGTATGCAGCTCTGGCGGGGACAATTTTGAGGGCTATACCTTAAAGGATGATGTGGAAGGTCGTCCTGCAGGAGTTTTCAAGTTTGATTTGGACAAGGGCATCTTGCTTGGAAAGTTTGTTTTCGATTTGCCTGGGGAGGTTCATTTTTTCAACGATATCGCCATTGCTCCCAATGGTGATGTTTATGTGACCCATATGTTTAAGGATCATGCCTTGTATCGAATCAAGAATGGCAGTGGAATTTTAGAAAAAGTGTACGAATCAAATATGATAAAATACCCAAATGGCATTGCTTTTTCTGAGAACGGAGAAAAATTATATGTAGCCCATTCCGAAGGTATTGCTCTCATTAATATAAACTCTGGTCAGATAAGTCCGCTGGAAGTGCCAGATGGTTTAAATATATCCAGAAGAGAAAGTATTGACGGCCTGTACTATTATAAAAACTCACTCGTAGGTGTGCAACCTGACATCAATACAGTGACTAGGTTGTTCCTCGATGAAAGCGGGAGAAAAATTATTAAATCCGAACCGCTGGAAATAGAACATCCTATGATGGATACCCCAACAACGGGAGAACTCGTAAAAAATGTATTTTACTATATCGCAAATGCCCAATTCGGAAGATATAATGAAAATGGGCTGTTCCCCATGCACAAATTATACGAACCTGTCATACTGAAAGTACATTTGGATGATGAGTATTAA
- a CDS encoding DUF5916 domain-containing protein: protein MTFRLVYILLLISSLHLNGQQQFNLKRIDSKITIDGALDESVWQNLEKTTPFLNQWPKDTGEADSQTEVRMAYDDVFLYVGITCHEKNNQHIIRTLKRDQDDEHFGSDGIGIVLDPFNQRTNGFFFGVNAGGAQFEGLISVEGNESYINENWDNKWFSEISLGNNVWYVEMAIPFRTLRYDTSNRVWGLNFVRNDMKNNYYSSWNRVPLNLNTINLGYTGELLWDSNPPKAKKGNINLLPYMAGGIARDHELQGTEQYSFEVGLDAKLAISSSLNLDLTLNPDFSTVDVDQQITNLTRFALFFPERRGFFLENSDLFTSFGKEDITPFFSRRIGLANGQPTPIQYGARISGNLSNKLRVGVMDVQTGKTDNANAQNYFVSSFSQRFGKRSTLDALLVNRQRTTQNSDSTQAAYNRVLALEYNFLDETGKWSANLGMHKSFNPGEFEEEYYYTATVRFNNKNILTRLSGDRVGENYITDVGFVPRLNNFDAENEVFVKLGYYQLSHLFVYNFLPGHKTSKYNLHGPRVSTRAFLNMDGSLNSSIAGFYYFFDFKNQNALELSYVNEKNDLPFDSFIVGNIPFSKGYYSYDRVGFWGRLDPRKQFSGSLGAEYGSFYSGNRLYIEAETNIRFQPWGNFILRYNFNDVRLPSNLDSAQLHLFGLTSEISFSNTMFWTTFLQYNTQQDNININSRFQWRFLPMSDLFVVYTENYFPESLAIKNRGIVLKFTYWL from the coding sequence ATGACCTTCAGGTTAGTATACATTTTGTTGCTTATTTCATCATTGCACCTAAATGGACAACAGCAGTTCAACCTAAAAAGAATCGACTCCAAAATTACAATCGATGGTGCTTTGGATGAGTCTGTTTGGCAAAATTTGGAAAAAACTACGCCTTTTCTCAATCAATGGCCAAAGGACACTGGTGAAGCTGATTCGCAAACCGAGGTTCGCATGGCCTATGATGATGTGTTTTTATATGTAGGCATCACATGCCATGAAAAGAACAATCAACATATAATTCGAACGTTAAAACGGGACCAAGATGATGAACATTTTGGCAGTGATGGCATTGGCATTGTTCTAGACCCCTTCAATCAAAGGACCAATGGTTTTTTCTTTGGCGTAAATGCGGGTGGAGCTCAATTTGAAGGATTGATCAGTGTGGAGGGCAATGAATCATATATCAATGAAAATTGGGACAATAAATGGTTCTCTGAGATTTCTTTGGGCAATAATGTTTGGTATGTTGAAATGGCCATACCCTTTAGAACATTGAGGTACGATACTTCCAACAGGGTCTGGGGTTTGAACTTTGTGAGAAATGACATGAAGAACAACTACTACTCTTCGTGGAACAGGGTGCCCCTGAATTTAAATACGATTAATCTGGGATATACCGGAGAGCTGTTATGGGATTCAAATCCGCCTAAGGCCAAAAAAGGAAACATTAACCTTTTGCCCTATATGGCTGGAGGAATTGCTAGGGACCATGAGTTGCAAGGTACGGAGCAGTACAGTTTTGAAGTGGGTTTGGATGCAAAGTTGGCCATTTCTTCATCCTTGAATTTAGACCTGACCCTTAATCCTGATTTTTCCACTGTGGATGTGGATCAACAAATAACCAACCTTACCCGCTTTGCGCTATTCTTTCCGGAAAGAAGAGGCTTTTTTCTAGAGAACAGTGATCTGTTCACCTCTTTTGGAAAGGAAGACATCACCCCTTTCTTTTCCAGAAGAATCGGACTTGCCAATGGACAGCCCACGCCCATTCAATACGGAGCGCGAATATCCGGGAACCTATCCAATAAGCTTCGGGTGGGGGTAATGGATGTGCAAACGGGAAAAACGGACAATGCAAATGCCCAGAATTACTTTGTTTCTTCTTTTTCACAGCGTTTTGGCAAAAGATCAACCTTGGATGCACTTTTGGTGAATCGACAGCGAACCACTCAAAATTCAGACTCTACACAGGCTGCTTATAATAGAGTTTTGGCATTGGAGTATAATTTTTTGGATGAAACGGGAAAATGGAGTGCCAATTTGGGAATGCACAAATCTTTCAATCCCGGCGAGTTCGAGGAGGAATATTACTATACTGCCACCGTTCGGTTCAACAATAAAAATATATTGACCCGGTTGTCTGGGGACAGGGTAGGTGAAAATTACATCACAGATGTGGGCTTTGTGCCAAGACTGAACAACTTTGATGCTGAGAACGAGGTATTTGTGAAGCTGGGATATTATCAATTGTCGCATCTTTTCGTATATAATTTCCTCCCGGGACATAAGACTTCAAAATACAACCTTCACGGGCCACGCGTTTCCACTCGGGCCTTTTTGAACATGGATGGATCACTGAACTCATCAATAGCGGGCTTCTATTACTTTTTTGATTTTAAGAATCAGAATGCATTGGAGTTGAGTTATGTGAACGAGAAGAACGATTTGCCTTTTGATTCCTTTATTGTGGGTAACATTCCTTTTTCGAAAGGCTACTATTCATACGATAGGGTCGGTTTTTGGGGTCGTCTGGATCCAAGGAAACAATTTTCTGGAAGCTTGGGTGCAGAATATGGGAGCTTTTATAGTGGCAACAGATTGTACATTGAGGCGGAGACCAATATTCGTTTCCAGCCTTGGGGCAATTTTATCTTGCGTTATAATTTTAATGATGTACGGTTGCCTTCAAATCTGGACAGTGCACAATTGCACCTTTTTGGGCTTACCTCGGAAATATCGTTTTCAAATACCATGTTCTGGACCACTTTCCTTCAATACAACACCCAACAGGACAACATTAATATCAATAGTCGGTTTCAGTGGCGCTTTTTGCCCATGTCCGATCTTTTTGTGGTCTATACCGAAAACTATTTCCCAGAAAGCTTGGCAATCAAGAACCGGGGTATAGTGTTAAAATTCACCTACTGGCTTTAA
- a CDS encoding PEP/pyruvate-binding domain-containing protein — translation MERFCKIVLCFVLALPYPIQAQKVETNDIAALIQKYKNDIRGPYRDIRWFCADGSIRAPKDPCPDEIGPGVQHARYKEEVVALGKSNHIYLGQILAYTDQEPFWDAENDHSRLKQYQLDKYLKSVDNGWINQKGQFYRGAIQAEDEEAWGIEFYKWLLAKNEVLKNEYFLVRQSLKDIPHNGDDNVAQQMRSESKVISDLYLPFMDLRVKIHSQPEESDVQKVVRFKQANSTKLTADISKKLDELVATMKEFHKPVDISALPKMAPLTKGTDLGKKIESFASNSALMGSPKLLLEQASQLLFDIRAGILEEKRPMARLQLLDVSLKLEEIVFKSSPDYQAETLKELLHKICYLGMAVTGSGYLEQWEWDQLSSDLTNYEAQERSLGELTEILNRARSAVEWSAAMVKANYDGIVKEYVAFEPLTAGFVDDKIRGSVALHLGQSVGELGNLISTESQLTNKVMDLQNQSTIRGLNPGYAFGELVVVGGSSDDIEVSSDKIYVFQRPPSDLKPVAGIATVAEGNMVSHVQLLARNLGIPNAALSDQNLQDLQKYDGTRVFYAVSKKGNIILKPENQMTSEELTLFAKKERKEERIEVPIAQIRLDENKVLDMRTVVADDSGKLCGPKAANLGQLKKMFPENVVEGLVIPFGIFRTHMDQNMPGQEGSYWQFLTKMFQEANRMLASGISEKEVENYQLRQLETLREAIKKMPLQDTFITQLEEGFKEVLGSELGNVPVFLRSDTNMEDLKDFTGAGLNLTIFNSVDKTKILEGIKDVWASPYTERSFKWRQKYLLNPENVFPSILVIPSVDVDYSGVLITKGISSGTENDLTVAFSRGAGGAVDGQAAEQYLIKDEGGYTLLAPARERFYNSLPKTGGTEKKKATFQDRVLNERNINEIRDLAHTIRERVPKETDSDYQGAYDVELGFRDNKLWLFQIRPFVENKRALGSTYLESITPKIDLARRISLSKKL, via the coding sequence ATGGAACGTTTTTGCAAGATTGTTTTATGCTTTGTTTTGGCGCTGCCATATCCAATTCAGGCTCAAAAAGTCGAGACAAATGACATTGCCGCACTAATCCAGAAATATAAAAATGACATTCGAGGCCCCTATAGGGATATCCGTTGGTTCTGTGCCGATGGAAGTATTCGCGCTCCCAAGGACCCCTGTCCCGATGAGATTGGCCCCGGGGTTCAGCATGCCCGTTATAAAGAGGAGGTCGTGGCTTTGGGGAAATCCAATCACATATATCTGGGCCAGATTTTGGCATATACTGATCAAGAACCCTTTTGGGATGCCGAAAATGATCACTCCCGACTGAAACAGTACCAACTTGACAAATACCTGAAGAGCGTAGACAACGGTTGGATCAATCAAAAAGGGCAATTTTACCGGGGAGCCATCCAAGCGGAAGACGAGGAAGCATGGGGCATCGAATTTTACAAATGGCTCTTGGCGAAAAATGAGGTTTTGAAGAATGAGTATTTTCTGGTGCGTCAATCCCTTAAGGATATTCCCCACAATGGGGATGACAATGTGGCCCAACAGATGCGGAGCGAATCCAAAGTGATATCTGATCTGTACCTGCCTTTTATGGATTTACGAGTGAAGATCCACAGCCAACCGGAAGAAAGCGATGTTCAAAAAGTGGTGCGGTTCAAGCAAGCGAACAGCACTAAGTTGACTGCGGATATTTCCAAAAAATTGGATGAGTTGGTGGCCACCATGAAGGAATTTCATAAGCCTGTGGACATTTCTGCGCTTCCCAAAATGGCTCCCTTGACTAAAGGAACTGATTTAGGGAAAAAAATTGAAAGTTTTGCTTCCAATTCAGCATTAATGGGCAGTCCAAAATTATTATTGGAACAAGCTTCGCAGCTCTTGTTCGATATCCGTGCCGGTATTTTGGAGGAGAAAAGACCTATGGCAAGGCTCCAGTTGCTGGATGTTTCCCTGAAATTGGAAGAAATTGTATTCAAAAGTTCGCCCGACTATCAAGCTGAAACCTTGAAGGAACTCCTGCATAAAATCTGTTACTTAGGCATGGCCGTTACCGGTTCGGGCTACTTGGAGCAATGGGAATGGGACCAACTGTCAAGTGATCTTACCAATTATGAAGCTCAGGAGCGGTCACTGGGTGAATTAACCGAAATATTAAACCGGGCAAGGTCTGCGGTGGAGTGGAGTGCCGCCATGGTCAAGGCCAATTACGATGGTATCGTAAAGGAATATGTTGCTTTTGAACCGCTCACTGCTGGTTTTGTAGATGATAAGATTCGTGGGTCGGTGGCACTACATTTGGGGCAAAGTGTGGGGGAGCTGGGGAATCTCATTTCCACAGAATCCCAATTGACGAACAAAGTGATGGACTTACAGAACCAAAGTACGATACGAGGATTAAACCCTGGATATGCGTTTGGAGAATTAGTGGTTGTGGGCGGCAGTTCGGATGACATAGAAGTTTCATCGGACAAAATCTATGTGTTTCAACGTCCTCCATCCGATTTAAAACCCGTTGCCGGTATTGCTACTGTAGCCGAAGGAAATATGGTTTCCCATGTGCAGCTGTTGGCCCGAAACTTGGGAATTCCCAATGCAGCATTATCTGACCAAAATCTACAAGACCTTCAAAAGTACGATGGCACAAGGGTGTTTTATGCGGTTTCCAAAAAGGGAAACATCATCCTTAAACCCGAAAACCAAATGACTTCGGAGGAATTGACGCTTTTCGCCAAAAAGGAACGTAAAGAAGAACGCATTGAGGTGCCAATTGCGCAGATACGGTTGGATGAAAACAAGGTTTTGGATATGCGAACCGTGGTCGCGGATGATTCCGGGAAATTGTGTGGTCCCAAAGCTGCAAATTTGGGTCAGCTCAAAAAAATGTTCCCGGAGAATGTGGTGGAAGGTTTGGTGATCCCCTTCGGAATTTTCAGGACACACATGGACCAAAACATGCCTGGTCAAGAGGGTTCGTACTGGCAGTTTTTGACTAAAATGTTCCAAGAGGCCAATCGCATGTTGGCTTCGGGCATATCCGAAAAAGAGGTGGAAAACTATCAATTACGCCAATTGGAAACCTTACGGGAAGCCATTAAAAAAATGCCCTTGCAAGACACTTTTATAACGCAATTGGAAGAAGGTTTCAAAGAAGTTTTGGGTTCCGAACTGGGAAATGTTCCCGTTTTCCTTCGCAGTGATACTAACATGGAGGATCTAAAGGATTTCACGGGTGCAGGATTGAACCTTACCATTTTCAATTCGGTGGATAAAACCAAAATCTTGGAAGGCATCAAAGACGTTTGGGCCTCTCCGTATACCGAACGAAGTTTTAAATGGCGTCAAAAATATTTATTGAACCCGGAGAATGTGTTTCCGTCCATTTTGGTGATTCCGAGTGTGGATGTGGACTATTCTGGCGTTTTGATTACCAAGGGAATCAGTTCGGGAACGGAGAACGACCTTACCGTGGCATTTAGCCGAGGTGCCGGTGGCGCGGTTGATGGTCAGGCTGCGGAACAATACCTCATTAAAGATGAAGGAGGCTATACCTTGTTGGCACCTGCCCGTGAACGTTTCTACAACAGTCTGCCCAAAACGGGAGGCACGGAGAAGAAGAAGGCCACTTTTCAAGACCGTGTGCTTAACGAACGGAACATCAATGAAATTCGGGATTTGGCCCATACCATTCGAGAGCGGGTTCCCAAAGAAACCGATTCGGATTACCAAGGGGCTTACGATGTGGAGTTGGGCTTTAGGGACAATAAGCTGTGGTTGTTCCAGATTAGGCCATTTGTGGAGAATAAAAGGGCATTGGGTTCCACGTATTTGGAATCCATCACCCCAAAGATTGACCTTGCCAGACGTATTTCACTATCTAAAAAATTGTAG
- a CDS encoding serine hydrolase, giving the protein MRKILALGILGLMGLGFTEFVEYPIDGYERTGIKRLKRLEMIKNGELKETSSPLPEGAKKSWEDIQLNLLTRKDDSVGSFFTVDESFQKEIGTLFRGLDKSYSLTILDISDPDSVRYAERNKTLGYQPGSVGKLAVLVALFEQLAKIYPDSFELRTQLLKNKVVRAGVWGLTDEHTIPIFNVEKNTLVKRQVIASDVFSLYEWADHMLSVSNNGAASVVWREALLMTAFGVKYPELTEEEATAYFKETPKKELTDLANDVVNLPLRDLGITADEWRLGSFFTNGANTYVGDKGGSIGTPYGLMKFLVQLEQGKVIDEASSLEMKRLMYMTDRRIRYAQSPALKEAAVYFKSGSLYKCDRSKGEECGKYMGNVQNFMNSVIIVEHPDNCRYMVVLMTNVLRKNSASDHMYLASAIDKIVRKG; this is encoded by the coding sequence ATGAGAAAGATACTTGCTTTAGGAATTTTAGGTTTGATGGGATTAGGATTCACTGAATTTGTGGAATACCCCATCGATGGGTATGAACGCACCGGAATAAAGCGACTCAAACGGCTGGAAATGATCAAGAATGGGGAGTTGAAGGAAACCTCTTCTCCACTTCCCGAAGGTGCCAAAAAATCGTGGGAGGATATCCAATTGAACTTACTCACTAGAAAAGACGATAGCGTGGGAAGCTTTTTTACGGTGGATGAATCCTTTCAAAAGGAAATTGGAACACTGTTTCGAGGTTTGGACAAAAGTTATTCCCTGACCATTTTGGATATTTCGGATCCCGATAGCGTCCGGTATGCCGAACGGAACAAGACCTTGGGGTATCAGCCGGGTAGTGTGGGTAAATTAGCCGTGCTTGTGGCACTTTTTGAACAATTGGCCAAAATTTACCCCGATTCCTTTGAGCTTCGCACTCAATTGCTGAAAAACAAAGTGGTAAGAGCTGGGGTGTGGGGCTTGACTGATGAGCATACCATTCCTATTTTCAATGTGGAGAAGAACACTTTGGTCAAACGCCAGGTGATTGCCAGTGATGTATTCAGTTTGTATGAATGGGCGGACCACATGCTTTCGGTGAGCAACAACGGAGCGGCCAGTGTCGTTTGGCGGGAGGCGCTTTTGATGACTGCGTTCGGGGTGAAATATCCTGAACTGACCGAAGAGGAGGCCACAGCCTATTTCAAGGAAACCCCAAAAAAGGAGTTGACCGATTTGGCCAATGATGTGGTCAATCTTCCACTTCGTGATTTGGGAATCACTGCTGATGAATGGAGGTTGGGCAGTTTTTTCACGAATGGGGCCAACACCTACGTGGGAGACAAGGGAGGTAGCATTGGCACGCCTTACGGACTCATGAAGTTTTTGGTGCAGTTGGAGCAGGGCAAAGTAATCGATGAGGCGAGTAGTCTGGAGATGAAACGCTTGATGTACATGACTGATCGGCGGATTCGTTACGCGCAATCCCCTGCATTGAAAGAGGCAGCCGTTTATTTTAAATCGGGGAGCCTATATAAATGTGACCGCAGCAAAGGGGAGGAATGCGGAAAGTATATGGGCAATGTGCAAAACTTTATGAACTCCGTAATCATTGTAGAGCATCCTGATAATTGCAGGTATATGGTGGTACTGATGACCAATGTGCTACGGAAAAATTCAGCTTCGGACCATATGTATTTGGCCTCAGCCATCGACAAAATCGTTAGGAAGGGCTGA